The following nucleotide sequence is from Thermodesulfovibrionales bacterium.
TTTCTCTTCGTCGGTACCCGCACTTCTCACCGTACGGGGAGGAAGGAGATAATCAAGCAACCTGTCTTCCGCCAGCGTCTTCGCCTTCTCCTGAACCTTCCCCATGTGGAGGGTCTTCACCATATTAATCGAAATCTCGGCGAGGTCCCGTATCATCGACTCCACATCACGTCCGACATAACCGACCTCCGTAAACTTTGAAGCCTCGACCTTGAGAAACGGCGCATTCGCGAGGCGGGCGAGTCTCCGCGCAATCTCGGTCTTTCCGACCCCCGTCGGCCCTATCATGATGATATTCTTCGGCAACACCTCATCGCGTATGTCAGGAGAAAGCCTCTGGCGCCGCCATCTGTTCCGAAGTGCGATGGCAACGGCCTTCTTGGCCTTCTGCTGACCGATGATATACCGGTCAAGTTCTTCGACGATCCTGCTCGGAGTGAGTTGATCCATAAAAGGCATGTCTCCTTCAAAAACGGGGAGCCTCCTCCCCTTGTAAATCTCTTATCCGTGAAGCGGTCCCCTCAGGGATACCTTGTTCGAGCCCCTTCCTCCTTCTTCGCGGGAGAAGAAAAAGAATTCCCCTCTGGAAACGGGGCGAGCCTATAATTCTTCAATCGTGATGTTCCTGTTCGTATAGATACATATGGAAGCTGCAATCTCCATCGCCTTTTCTACGATTTCCCTTGCAGACAATTCCGTGTTGTCGTAAAGGGCCGATGCCGCCGCCTGGGCAAAGGGGCCGCCTGAACCGATGGCCGCAATTCCTCCCTCAGGTTCGATGACGTCTCCCGTTCCCGAGATTATGAACATATGCTCACAGTCTGAAATGATCAACAATGCCTCAAGTCTTCTCAAGACCTTGTCTGTACGCCAGTCTTTTGCGAGTTCAACGGAGGCCCTTGTGATGTTGCCTCTGTATGACTCGAGTTTGCCCTCAAATTTTTCGAAGAGGGTGAAGGCGTCGGCCGTTGCGCCCGAAAAACCCGCCACGACCCTATCGCTGAACATCCGCCGGATCTTTTTCGCATTCTGCTTGAGAACCGTGTTCCCGAAGGTCACCTGACCGTCGCCGCCGATCGCGACCTTTCCGTTCCGTCTCACACAGAGTATCGTTGTCGCATGAAACATCGTCACCTCTCTTTTTGACGCTTCCGTATTCTACACAATAGAGACTCCGCTTGTCATTACATTATAGGCTGCAAAGGCCAACGAGACAACCGAGGGCCGTTAACTGCTCAACGCAGCGATCTTCTCGCAAGAAGCACGATTGACTTTCTTCGCCCGAGTAGGCTACGTTTCAGGCAATATGAAGGCGCTCATACAGAGGGTTTCGGAGGCATCCGTGACGGTAAGCGACAAGATCATCGGACATATCGGAAGGGGCATTCTTCTCTTCGTGGGTGTGGAGAAAGGTGACGGATCAGCGGACATCGATTATCTCGTGAGAAAGGCGACAAGCCTCAGAATATTCGATGACAGAGAAGGCAGGATGAACCTTTCTCTCCGTGATATTGAGGGAAGCCTCCTCGTAATTTCCGAGTTTACGCTTTCTGCGGATTGGAGAAGAGGCAACCGTCCATCTTTCGACTGTGCGGAAATGCAGGAGAGGGCAGAAGAACTCTATGAAGCCTTCCTCCAGAAACTGAGGGA
It contains:
- the hslV gene encoding ATP-dependent protease subunit HslV, which translates into the protein MFHATTILCVRRNGKVAIGGDGQVTFGNTVLKQNAKKIRRMFSDRVVAGFSGATADAFTLFEKFEGKLESYRGNITRASVELAKDWRTDKVLRRLEALLIISDCEHMFIISGTGDVIEPEGGIAAIGSGGPFAQAAASALYDNTELSAREIVEKAMEIAASICIYTNRNITIEEL
- the dtd gene encoding D-aminoacyl-tRNA deacylase, whose amino-acid sequence is MKALIQRVSEASVTVSDKIIGHIGRGILLFVGVEKGDGSADIDYLVRKATSLRIFDDREGRMNLSLRDIEGSLLVISEFTLSADWRRGNRPSFDCAEMQERAEELYEAFLQKLRETGIPVSMGRFGASMQVNSMNDGPVTFLLDSKTVRCG